In Balaenoptera acutorostrata chromosome 8, mBalAcu1.1, whole genome shotgun sequence, the genomic stretch cataaagaaagaataattttcttACCAATACgtaaatgaaagaatgattttTAGACATGActgaaaaaagataagaaattaatataaattgctaagatatctcaataatttttctcatttaggACAAAACTTTTGGTCTAAAGAATAAGAAAGGAGCAAAGCAACAGAAGTTTATCAAGGCTGTCACTCATCAAGTTAAATTTGGTCAACAAAATCCACGTCAGGTAAATAActtaaatttcttcattttcttcatatggATGTAGTACAGCATCGTTGCAGATAAAAATGTTTGATATTGTAATTGTGTTTCAAAATGGAATCCTACTCTATAAACTTTCCTGCATCTTGCCTTTGTTACTCAGCAATACCTTTTAGATATTCCTCCAAACCATTTTGATATAGTTCTGATTTATTCTAATGGCTGCATACTGTTCTATGATGCGGATGTACAGTATCCATCCATTTCACTGTAAGTAATCATTTTGTTTCCAGCTTTCTGACATTAAAAACAGTTGTACAAGAAATATCCTTATACATGTGTTTTTACATgcatttgtgcttttatttctgtagCATAAATTGTCTGGtgacacatttctaaataaagggaaatggatttctaatttttaataaatttgccTATCATTCTCCATAGAGATTGTAATACTTCAGATTTTCATTTGCAGTACATGAGTTATAGGTACTAAAgctctttttaatgttttccaatCTGATTATGTAtaaagtgatacctcatttttactttctttcccttACTCCTAGTGAGtttgagtaccttttcataaGCTTGTTGGCTATTTTGGTTTGTACTTCTCTGActtgtctattcaaatcctttgcttttttggttatttgtctttttattgtcaaTTTATGAGAGACACCTTCTGTCTACATTATAGATAATTTGTGATGTTTTTGTTACATTTTGTTGTACAAcagtttttagtttttgtattGTCAGATAtgtctagtttttcttttatatggtTAAAAGGTCTCCCCGCCACGAGATTATGTGTGTTTTTCCtcgatttttttctaattattttatttgcacaGTCTGTAATTTtatcatataaatttattttgtatgatactaagtttatttcttttcaaatgaaTAGCCACTTAGACCAGCATCGTTCATCTCACTGAATTGAAATACCCCTATTGACATATGTTAAAGTCTCATATATGTTCagatctatttctggattctcttttcttttctgtttattgtcTTTCCCTAAATcagtatcacattgattttgaTTATAGCGACCTAGTAACATATTCTGTTAGCTATTAAGGCAAGTCCTTCCCCCCCAAGATGTtactccttttctgtttttcctggcTGTTCTTAGGcgtttatttttccatatgaattttgaaattatttaatcatttatcagTTTTACCATTTTATCATTCAAAAAAATTTAGCTCCATTTTCTTCAAATCTCTGTATTCTCAATTCTTCAATTTATGTAGATCTTTCACTTTATTGAGTTTAGGATTTTATAGACATggacctttattttaaaaagtacttttttcACCACCCTATCTCCTTTTCCTCAACTTttggaaacactttttttttccatctgaaaatATCAGAATATATATTTGTGAGATGGTTAACCTCTATCACTGATGCTGTCTACAAATTAGTGCctccaacactttttttttctcttacacagTTTGACTCTAAAGCCAAAAGCTTGATCTTCCACATTGCTGACTTAATAGCTTGGTTTCATAAAAATGCGTGCTCAGGCCTTGGAATCAGATCAACTTGAGTATGCATCCCCCTATTTTGTTTGTTACATGATCTTAAATTATTTAGTGACACTGGTCTTTAATTTGTAGTATAGTGTAAGGGCATTTACCCTTGTAGGGTTTCTATGGTTTAACTAAAAGAGAAGATAATGTAAATCATCTGGCATAATATAAGAATTCATTTCAAACATGTTGCcccttcctctgttttctcttctagTGGGAAGTATGTTGACTGGTATTCAAATTTTATAGACCTGAGAAAGCCATAAAATGTGTTGTGGTTGTTAGGCTTGATAGTacatttagtaatatatttttgataatttcTTGGGTACCTGACCTTTTATCTGTGAACTTGAGGTATCTAACCACCATACTTAACATTGGAAATGAGCAGCAGTCTTGCTGTTGGAGCCAAGCAAGAGATGCTTCACCCTAAACCCTGTGATGCCGAGGATGACCCTACTCTGTGTCTCCTCCAGATGTACCTCTCCCCACACCAGCTCAGGGCCTGCAAAGGTCAGTTACCCCAAGTCCATCTTAGGGTATACTACACTGCCAATATGCCTGAAGTAGTCAAAGGGAGGATATGTGCTAGGAGTGTGGACAGAGCCTTGATCCATTCCATGTTCTGCTCTGCACCTTCTTTCTCCCTGCACAAATGTGGTGGGATGAAACTcagggtgggaagaggaggagccAGGGGTTGACTCTCACTTTACTGCCATGCTCCAGTGTGGAACTCCATGGAACCTAAGCGTTTTAAATTTGAAACTGTCCTTCCAGGTCACAAGATATATTTGTCAAGTAGGGGTACAAACCATACTTGATTTAACATTagtttgatttctaatttataaacatttacaaaaatgattTGTAGGCATCCACTGAACTCTTGCTTGGGGTCCCACAAATGTCTGAGTTGGGCCTAATGAGCAAAgaatactttttattaaaaataaagtgacttaaattttttctttttagaaaacttttcccatttttctgtttAAACACATCCGACCCATATGGTCAAAGTCAGGATTTAGAATGCCTTTAACCCTATTATAGTATGTGGCCAATCTTTCCCTAAAATTTCCTCCTCCTTTAGTACATCTTTGTCctggatttctgtttctttgatgtttctttgttcctttaaCGGGCTTTTTAGGTTCTGTTGGCTTGTTTAATATTGGTATTCTTCAGGGAACTGTTCTCTGCTCTTACCACTTTTTTATGCTGTCCTTGCGTAATCTCATACACACCCAAAGTTTACTTATTTGTAAGCAGCTATTTCTAAAATCTTTATCTCAAAGCAGACGTTCTCTCCGGGAATCAAGATCCACGTCCAGCTGCCTTCTAAATAGCTCCACGTAGATGCCCTGTAAGCATCTCATACTCAGTATGTCTAAAACTGAGCtcatccccacctcctgcccagaAACCTGTTCCTCCTATATTCCCTGTCTTCTTTAACATCACTAACCATGCAAGTGATAATCCTagactcctccctctcccttgtaCTTCATGTCCAGTCACTTAGTCCTAACAGTTCTACCTCCTTAAGAGCgctccttcccctttcctccatcCTTGCTACTAATGCCTATTTAAATTAAAGCCCTTGTGCTTTCTTGCTTACAGCAGTTTCATTAGCCTCCTCATTTTCGTTGCCTTCATTCTTGGGCTCCTTCTAGTCCACCCTTCACAAAGTTGTCGTGATCTTTGTAAAATACAATCTGATTGTTTCACTGGCTTACTTTAAACTCTTGAGTCTTATCCTGTCACCTGTTGATACGGTCCAGATTTCTCATTGATGTCTCTCATACCTTTTTCATATCTTTGCATTGACTGGCACTCTCTGCATTTCTTGCCCATCAAAagaattcatctgtaaaatattagCTCAGTCTAATTTTCTTAGGCATATTGGCATTCTTTGTTCCCAGAGCACCATGTATTATATTATAGTTGTTGACATGTCTGTCTTCCCACTAGATTCTGAGCTTCTTTAAATAAGCatctttgtcttttcatctttgtattccctgTCATCTAACATAGGACCTGACATGTAAATGTTTGGATGAATCCTCTAATCATATTAGGTATGTAAATTGTATGCCTGGAATTATGTCATATgtcatgtttgttttgttttgtttgatctcCCCCATTGACCTAGCCCAGTGTTTTTCCACAAGGGTACTTATAGGTATTTGGGTTGGTACAATTCTTTATTGTGTGGGACTGTGCATTTCAGGATGTTTGTATCTCTAATCTTCAAAATGCACCTACTTGTTTCTGGGTTGTTGTCACAGAAGAAATTCCCAGGTGAGAACCATTTGCTAAAAATGCTGGGCATGTAGCatatgcttaataaatactaTTGCTATAAGCTTTTGAATATGCTTTTAACTTGGCATGGTACCATTTATAGGTTTTTTTTATAAAAGTCAGCTGCTACAAAATTTAGCAATTTCATTTAATAGTTTAACCACACCATTTAATATATACTGGAAGGCCATGTAACACTGATATTAAGAAGTAAGAACTATATACATGTAATATGCAGTTGTCTTTATGTCAGTGATATTGTATATTACTATATAGTAAAAACAATTTCATTATATgaaatcaaatttatattttatacctGTGAATATTATAGGTAGCACAAAGTGAAGCTGAAAAGAAGTTGAAGAAAGATGACAAGAAGAAAGAATTGCAAGAGCTAAATGAGTTGTTCAAACCTGTAGTTGCTgctcaaaaaataagtaaaggtaaactttaaatttcagaaacgttatttttatcaaatgtaattcatattttaacactcttaatatgttttctttagatTATAAGCCAGTTGTGTATGCTATGAAAATAATACTCCCTTTGTCAAAGTTATCTTTGTCAATGACTTTCTTATGGTTCCTTTATACATCTGCATAGCTGTGTCGTACAACTGTTAAGTCCAGCCATTAGCCCCTCACTTAAGGGAAAATTAAGGATTTGGGGCAGTCTactagttgatttataatatccaATCTTTGGTAGTGGGCAAAGCAAACCTATGGTTGTAAAAACTGTAAATCCCAAACTGTTGGCAGTATACCtgcatttatatttctcttttgccTCCTGCCTCATTGACTCCAACTAGACAAGTGACGATAGAATAACCTATGTGTTTGCTTGGTTtcccacccctgctctctttctttttggtaagaataaaggaaacaaaaatagatataaaatgctTTAGAAAGAACTTAGAAGAAATGTCTTACTGTTCACTTATATATGGCATTTCCTCTCACACCagtaatagaaaataacaagttaACCAAAAGTAATTATATCTCAGATAGAAGCTCTACTTTGTGATCTGGCAGATTATggtacaaataccatatgctatttgACATAGGTGCAGATCCCAAATCTGTGGTATGTGCATTCTTCAAGCAAGGACAGTGTACTAAAGGAGATAAGTGTAAGTTCTCTCATGACTTGACTCTGGAGAGAAAATGTGAAAAGCGAAGTGTTTACATTGATGCAAGAGATGAAGAGCTtgaaaaaggtatttttttaaaagatattcttttaaaagtaaatgtataTTACTTTTGGTTTGTTGTCACTAAGATATTTAATAGCTTGAAGACTGTTTCAGTCTTAGTAGGACTGTGTTTGTCCTAAAgaatagttgttgttgtttttcataaaATCTGAATTTACCATATTATGCCCTTTGATTAAGtaaatgaagatgtttaaaaaccaGTGGCTTATTTTGTATTTGTCTCTTACCCTTTCTTCCAGTACTACTTTCTCATTTGCCTAAGGTACTTAGATTTTAGTGGATAATCTCACAACAGTGTTATTCCTACCTTTGGTGTTTTAAAGGAAATGTGTTTGGTTGTGAGTCTTAAAATAGAGCTTTCCTGTGTAAGGATACACGCAATGTGTTTTGGGGACAGTAGATAAAATTACAGTATTTAGTCTCCATATCTCTTTTTATTTAGATACTATGGATAATTGGGATGAGAAAAAACTGGAAGAAGTAGTGAACAAGAAGCACGGTGAGGcggaaaagaaaaaaccaaaaactcaaaTAGTATGTCCTTTTCTTGAATTGAGTTGCTGTGGTATTTATCATTAGGGAGAATTAAGTGGCAAGGTATTTGCTGCTGTTTTCTACTGGATTATTCTTTAAGTTATTGCCTCTTTTCATAAAGATTAGGTGAATCAAGCTTTGTTTTTGGAATTTACAGGTGTAAGTTATACAAATTTGTTTCTTGTTTAAAAGTGACTTGAAAACCATGTGACTGAAGTCCTTCAAATGCCGTTTTCTGAGGTGGTTTTACTTTCTCAAACgtagaattctttatttttttgtgcaaAATTAATGGAGGTAGAACTATTAAATTAACCCGCTTAATTCATAACATACTCTGTTTTAATGGTAGGGAGACATTAATAAATCACAAGGGTGAAAATATTGTTGCATATGAATTGCAAAATGAATTTTTGGTAGATAATGGTTCTAGTATTCTAggaaatgtacttttaaaaattggtgcCTTATTATTTCTCAGACCCTACATTCATGTCCACATATTTATTCTGTAGTATAGTTACCATGAAAAACCTTGCCGTGttagaaaaattctaaatattgtttttacttacttctgttgtattttttcaggaaaaaaatgatgcttattagttaatttttccttcttgtttgTAAAGCGTGTTACCTAAGGCTTCAGTACAGTTGCATCTTGCACCCATTCATGTTTTAAAGGGTCACTATCCTTTGTGTTTCTTCTGTGCCTTGCTCCTTTCTTAGATGTAAGAAATTGCCTATAATTTCAGGTAATTCAAATAGTGTTAGTATCTTTACTGCATGTGATTAGTTTTTAGGAAAGATCAAATCAAAACAAagttattggttttatttttttgtaaccatttttattttctcatatttgaAAACCAGACTTTTGGATTACATTTACAAAGCCTAAATGGCAGCAAATCCTTTTTGTATAATTCAGTTTAGAGCAATgtcaaaaatagaaattttatacaGATCCTCCCTAAAGGGAATTTACCATTgtattaagtattttaattaatttatatttacatttctgcATGCAAGGTGCTCTGTACGTAAGTGGTTAGCCTAAAAAAGATGTGAATTGAGTGTACTTGTTCCATGTACCTAAGCATTTACCTTGGAAATGGACCACACTGAGCCACTGCTTGTGAATAATATTGTCTCTATAGGTGTGCAAGCATTTCCTCGAAGCTATTGAAAACAACAAATATGGCTGGTTTTGGGTATGCCCTGGAGGGGGTGATATTTGCATGTATCGTCATGCACTTCCTCCTGGGTTCGTcttgaaaaaagataaaaagaaagaagagaaagaagatgaaattTCATTAGAAGATCTAATTGAAAGAGAGGTAACTAGTATCTTTTTCCTACCATAAAACACTAAAGCAGTATTTATTGTGAAATTCTAATATTTACCACTTGGGGGCAATAGCATGTTGTtatgaaagggaaagaaatattaTGAATTTTTCTTGAAGCTGCCTTACTTTTTATTTGATTATTCTTATATGTCTAAAATGTAAGCCTAGCCATAATCATTAGCCAAGCATGACATTAATTTtagaattatgaaataattttttaagtactAGCTGCTGGCTTATCAAATAAACTGTTTCCATAAGATTGATATACTGGTATATCAGTTTGTGAAAATGCTTAGTTGGTATTCAGAGTGATTGAACTTGAtgttttagatattttctttggtgtctttatttttttgccattttactaATTATTTAGTAGTTTTTAACACGTGTGGAAGCAGACAACTCCACTACAGTTTTTCAACTATATGTTTTATCATCATTCCTGGACTCAAAGACTCTTCAGCTGCTCATCTCTGGCTCAGCACAAGAGTTTTATTCTTTGAGCCAGCAGATAGGGTTACTGAGTTAGCAGATAAGGCTCCTGGCCTTGACATGAAGCATGTTGAGATTATTGGAAATACTAGATTTAGGGTTGTATGCTTCAAACTGTATCCATTTTGCCTTGTCTTGGGTAATCTAAATGTGTTGTGTACATGTCTAATGTTGAGATTATATACATTTCATAAAAGGACGTACTGTTTGGTGTCTCACATAGGCAATATACTGTGATAGAAAATgtagactttggagtcagatataTTTGAGATTACTATTTGTATCCTAGTTCTGCCACATATTAGCTAATAACCTTTGGTAAATTTTCCGTCACCCTCTGTTTGCTTATTTGTGGAGATGGATGTGTTAGCATATGTGTATGAAGTACTTAACATTGAATACCTGGCAGATGTTCAGcaagtattatttttctgtatatttattatttgattaTTGGCCCTGAGGAAAGCAGATGGTGCCTTTTGCTTAGTTTTTTTCCTCATCTCTTGAGGATCACAAATGAAACTTGGATATTGTCATGGTGCTTTTCGTATTTATTGTTTTCAGCAATtgacttattttaaaactatttctcgTGACAAGTTTTACTCATCTTCAATTTTGAAAAGACATCTAGCTCaggataatatattttataatgtttagAAATGTTTGTATCTCTGGACATGCATTTTGCTCCTTGCCatgtaaagtgaaaataaatcagTTTATTCTAAATTTAATGTCTTCATAACAGTCATAAGCAAGGGCTTAATTGAAGTAAGAGAAAACTATTAGATCATAGTATCATAGATGACTTTAGGGGgagaaaattaacttttttatcTTTGCAGCGTTCTGCCCTAGGTCCAAATGTTACCAAAATCACTCTAGAATCTTTTCTggcatggaagaaaagaaaaagacaagaaaagattgataaacttGAGCAAGatatggaaagaaggaaagcagaCTTCAAAGCAGGGAAAGCATTAGTGGTATGTCCCAAACTCACCCAAATAGattctctattctttctttcattttataatttctgtattATGCAAGATTTTATCCTTATTTAATTATGTGTATGTCTAAAATCAGTGACCAAGAAATGTTTGAATTTTGTCCTGAGTTGATACATGTGTGTATTTGAATAGATCAGTGGTCGTGAGGTGTTTGAATTTCGTCCTGAACtggttgatgatgatgatgaggaagCAGATGATACCCGTTATACCCAGGGAACGGGTGGTGATGAGGTAAGAGGAAGCTTTGTCACCTCATCTTCTCATGTTGATTGAGAGAAACAGTAGAGAGTGACAGTAGAGCAGTATAGTTAAGAGTACCAACTTTGGGgccttggttcaaatcctgactctaacCTGGGAAATTAGTTACATGCTAGGCCTCCACCCCCATCTGTAATACGGAAATAATGATAATCCCTACATCACAGAGtacttgtgagaattaaatgagtttgtAAGTTTATGTTTATTTACAGTTCTTTATAGAACTTAGGGCAGTGCCTAATATATAGTTAAATGCTTCTGTGTATTAGctgtaaaatatgttttattctccctctaaaagaaaaaaggtttttgtttaatattttatactaaaaaagaaaaatcatgagaCAGACACTAAAAAGTACAGAGAAGGGAGCAGGAGACAGCAGCAGAATTATTTGGTGATACAGAGATTTAGTATTAGCAAAtagcttttcatttttcatatggTTATCATAAAATTCTGACTTCTGCCTTTGAGTTGAAAGATGGAAATATACtctatatgtaaaaatatgatGTCAGAGGAAGAAGCTTCAGGTATGGCATTGCTATTCTTTTTTCAAGAAGTTTAGAAAAAAGTGAATTTTGGCAAtagtcatttgttttcatttggcattattaataattttatttcattaagatAAATGTCAGAGGTAAAGGGCAAGTAATTTATGAAAACTATTCTTATTAGTAACACTTTCTTTTCTATGTGTTTTTAAAGGTTGATGATTCAGTGAGCGTAAATGACATAGATTTAAGCCTGTACATCCCAAGAGATGTAGATGAGACAGGTATTACTGTAGCCAGTCTTGAAAGATTCAGCACATATACTTCAGAAAAGGATGGTAAGTATGCTAACTTTTGTGTAATTCTAAGAATTCAGAAACTGTCTAAAGGGGGTTAGGCCAGGCTTGGCAAACTTAGATGCTTGCAGGTATCAGACTGGTAACATATAAACATGTGATTTGGCCGTATATAAAAGTAGTAAACAGTGGAGGCTGTGGAAATGGGTGGCTGGTTGGATATTGAAGCCATTAACAAACTAGAAGGGGCCAAAATGAGTTTGGAGATGTAGCTAATGAGTTCAGTTCAGGACCTCATGAGTATGAGATATTTTGGTTATCAAAAGTGGCGTTGTCTAGGATACTGTGTAGACATTACCAGGAGGAAAAGGTTTGAAAGTCATCTGCATTGGTAGCTGAGAGTGAATGAACACACCCAGGCACAATACATACGATGAAAACATTCTAGAACAGACTGCAGAAAATATCAATGTTTTAGAGTagtcaaaagagaaaaagcttGGGAAAGACACTgagaaggacagagaaaaattaagaagaatTTCAGGGAGATTAAGTAGGATGAGAATTAGAAATAATTCCTTAATTGTGATTAGGGAAGGAGTTGTAGGAATAGGGTACACAGTTTTCATTGGGACTGCAATGGTATGAggaatgaggagaaaaaaatgactacAGATCACTCACTCTTAAGAACTTTGAGGGGGAGACATGGTCATGAGAAGGGCCTTTTAGGATATGGGAAATCTAAATATATCTGTTGGCCAGAGAAAAAGGATCTgggaaagaatgaaaattaaaaatgaaacaatattagGTACAGAAGCAAGATCTGGAAGTATAAATAATGAGTTCAGTTAAGAGTGAGAATGGAGGAGAGGCTGGCTAGGTGTATTTGGAAATAAGGATTGCTGATACAATTTATATCTAATTGTACCTTGAGTGAGGatttgaagaaaaaagtaaaagtttggggcttccctggtggcgcagtggttgagaatctgcctgctaatgcaggggacacgggttcgagccctggtctgggaagatcccacatgccacggagcaactaagcccgtgagccacaactactgagcctgcgcgtctggagcctgtgctccgcaacaagagaggccgcgatagtgagaggcccgcgcaccgcgatgaagagtggcccccacttgccacaactagagaaagccctctcacagaaacaaagacccaacacagccataaataaataaataaataaaaattaaaaaaaaaaaagtttggcatGGTTGCTGTGAGAGAAAAAGGTAGACTACTGATCAAGGCAaaagttgagggaaaaaaagctaaACCTTGTTTTTACAATGAAGGAATAAAAGTTATAACTTGAAAAACTGGCCTGTTCTCCTGAGATTTGAGAATGCTGTCAGACTATTGTCTTAATGCCAATCTGCTGACTGATTTGCTCCTTTGAGAAGTAGGGCTTTGGTGACAATAGGCACAATTGCAAGTACCTCAGAGGTTATAATTCCCAAGAATTTGTCATCAGAGATGtttgaaataactttaaattAGGCTATTAAAAATTCTGTGTGTTCAATATTGATGTCATTGAACAAGAAAAGGcagcatttttgttttctcagtcaTATAATTATAGCCTGAAAGGAAAAGTAGCTCCATAgccccagggtttttttttttccccacagtttGATGACAAGATGAAATATTTCTTCATTCACACTCATTTACAGCATTACGACTAGTGTGACTTAACTACTATTTGTAAAACCAAAAGCTAAGTAGCTGCTTATatcataaatgttttttttttgattccataatCATTTATTCAAACAAAATATGTGGAAGTTGACTGTTTAAAAACCTAATTGTTGGGTCATG encodes the following:
- the ZC3H15 gene encoding zinc finger CCCH domain-containing protein 15 — encoded protein: MPPKKQAQAGGSKKAEQKKKEKIIEDKTFGLKNKKGAKQQKFIKAVTHQVKFGQQNPRQVAQSEAEKKLKKDDKKKELQELNELFKPVVAAQKISKGADPKSVVCAFFKQGQCTKGDKCKFSHDLTLERKCEKRSVYIDARDEELEKDTMDNWDEKKLEEVVNKKHGEAEKKKPKTQIVCKHFLEAIENNKYGWFWVCPGGGDICMYRHALPPGFVLKKDKKKEEKEDEISLEDLIERERSALGPNVTKITLESFLAWKKRKRQEKIDKLEQDMERRKADFKAGKALVISGREVFEFRPELVDDDDEEADDTRYTQGTGGDEVDDSVSVNDIDLSLYIPRDVDETGITVASLERFSTYTSEKDENKLSEASGGRAENGERSDLEEDNEGEGQENGVIDAVPVDENLFTGEDLDELEEELNTLDLEE